CAAGTCCACCGTGAAGTGCGACGCCCTGCTGGTCGACACCATTTCCCGCTCGGACACCTACCCGTACGTCGACGTCCGCGAGGACGACGTGGCCATGGGTCACGAGGCGACGGTCTCCCGGGTCAGTGAGGAGCAGCTCTTCTACCTGATGAGCCGCGGCCTGACCGAGGACGAGGCGATGGCGATGATCGTCCGCGGCTTCGTCGAGCCGATCGCCCGCGAGCTCCCCATGGAGTACGCGTTGGAACTGAACCGCCTGATCGAACTGCAGATGGAAGGGGCGGTGGGCTGAGCATGACCAGCAGCACCACTGATCACACGTCCGACGCCGTCCGGTCCGACCCGGACGGCCTGGACACCCCCGAGGGCCTGACCACGGTCGATTCGGTCGGCCCGAGCGCGGACCCCGCGCCCGACGCCGGCGCGCACAGCCACGTCAGCGGTGGGGTCACCGTTCCGGTGACCGGGGGAGCTCCGTTCCTGCACCCCGTCGGCTCGGCCGACCTCGCCGACCACCCGGTGCCGTCCGGCCGCGAGGAGCTGTGGCGCTTCACCCCGCTGCGCCGCCTGCGCGGGCTGCACGCCGACGCCCCGCTCACCGGCGACCCGCTGACCGCCACCTGGTCGGCGCCCGAGGGCGTCCGGGTCACCGAACTGCAGGGTGACGAGGCGCGGTCCGCCCGCGGCCGGTCCGGCTACCTGCCGACCGACCGGCCCGCGGCCCGGGCCTGGCACGAGGCGGCCCGCACCCTGCTGGTGCAGGTGCCCGCCGACGCGCAGATCGCCGAGCCCGTCGAGGTCACGCTGACCGGCCAGGCCGGCGGCGAGGCCACCGCCGGGTGGACGGTCATCGAGATCGGCAGCCACGCCAAGGCCGACATCGTCCTCATCCAGCAGGGCAGCACCACGCTGACCGACGTCGTCGAGATCGTCGTCGGCGACGGCGCCCAGGTGACCGTGGCCGCGCTGGGCGAGTGGGCGGCCGACGCCGTCCACCTCACCCACCATCACGTGAAGCTGGGCCGCGACGCCACCATCAAGCACATCGCGCTGTCCTTCGGGTCCGAT
This window of the Nakamurella flava genome carries:
- the sufD gene encoding Fe-S cluster assembly protein SufD, whose translation is MTSSTTDHTSDAVRSDPDGLDTPEGLTTVDSVGPSADPAPDAGAHSHVSGGVTVPVTGGAPFLHPVGSADLADHPVPSGREELWRFTPLRRLRGLHADAPLTGDPLTATWSAPEGVRVTELQGDEARSARGRSGYLPTDRPAARAWHEAARTLLVQVPADAQIAEPVEVTLTGQAGGEATAGWTVIEIGSHAKADIVLIQQGSTTLTDVVEIVVGDGAQVTVAALGEWAADAVHLTHHHVKLGRDATIKHIALSFGSDLSRAMTSVDYAGPGGDLQFLGLYFADTGQHLEHRLFVDHTAPHCKSDVLYKGALQGKGAHTVWIGDVLIRKSAEGTDTYEMNRNLLLTEGTRADSVPNLEIETGEIVGAGHASATGRFDDEQLFYLLSRGIPSDIARRLVVRGFFGEVLLKIGVPSVVERATETIERELAVGGY